Genomic DNA from Salvia miltiorrhiza cultivar Shanhuang (shh) chromosome 1, IMPLAD_Smil_shh, whole genome shotgun sequence:
TTGAGAGAAATGGGTGTTTTGAAATTGTGAAAATGGAATTTGAGGAGGTGGAGGTTGGTGGCACCACGGAGCCTGAGAGTTTCATACTGCAGATGAGAGCAATATTAGAAAGAAGCATGGCCAATCATTTTGGAAATGCAGTGGTTCACCAACTTTTCGAGAGGGCCATGCAACTCAAACTCCATTTTGCTCGCCTTTTGAACTCCGTTGGCTTCCACGGGACTATGGGTCAGGTCTTTGCTGCGCTCAGGCGCAACTGATAAGCATGCAGTGTCGCCTTAATTAAAATCTTATTTTgattaacaaaataaattttaattggtgattaataaattctaattgattttaatttgaaCGGATATGCCTTACATCTAGATGCATAGGATGAAGCTCCTCTATATATAAAGAGTGAGTGAAGTCAATAGTTGAATCTTGTTAGATGTATGAGCTAAACCATAGAATTGTGAGAGAGAATTAAGATCAACTTGTATTTCTTACTTTAATTGTTCTCTATTTATTTATAGAGAGATTAATAAAGTCTGCAGTTACCTTATCTAACAAACTCTACCTAACTGATAACTTATGCTCTTGATAAACTGCTAATATGCTAATACAACTCCCACTAATTAAACACAAGCTATTCTTTTTTGAAAAAGGACGTTTCATAATTAGCAACTGAAAACAAGATATAGTGGCAGGTTTTGTGAACACATCAACAGTTTGATCGTCCAAAGATATTTGTCGGACATCAATTGTTGAAAATAGTTAGATTTCTTTTGGGCTTTTTTCTTTAATGGAGTGTTGGGCTATTCTTATTGTCTTATTGTGGGCTGCTAATTGAAGTCTTACGCACTCTCTTTATTTCCCTTGAGCCCTAGCTGAACAATGGGGAATGAGTCATTATTGAaatgtcccacattggattgaaGATAGTAGCATGAtcccactttatatggtgaggcaacgcccactatctccaatccaatgtgggacacttcaatacactccccgcacgcgcagcgtggactatcccaaacgccatctgttgacaacgatgTTAGAGGGGGTccatcattggattgggttggctctgataccatctTAGAAATGGGGctttataagggagagggttgtctcaccatataaagtggctcatgccactatctacaatccaatgtgggacacttcaatagtCATAGACTCATAGTTGATGGAGTGCCAACGTCTCTTTCTATTATTTTTGGGTGCTCCGATTTCTCCGATTTGTGGGAACGTCTCTTGATTATATATCTCCTTATTTTTCTTCTTGGCAGTGATGAGAGAGTAGAGACGATTCTTGTTCTTATTTCATCATCTTCTTTTCTCTTGAGCACTAGTTTCAGTTGTCTCCAAATTGAGTGAAGTAGGGTGTGCATACATGACTCGATAGCTGTGTTAACCTTGGGGAACGATCGGCGTGTAGGACTAGCACATTTTTGTCGGCCTCTAAATCATTTTCAGGGCAGTGGATCATCCACGGCGCAGCCTAGAATCTCTTTCTTCTCAGTTCTTGCTAATTTCTCTTCTGACCTTTCATTGAACAGGTTGTCTCTGTGTTTCTGTTGTGCAGGTTCACtactaaaaaaagaaatagggataacggttcatacataacggttttggtcaaaaaccgttatgtatgagcgcattttttatgatacataattttttatgatacataacggttttacaAAACTCTGTTATGTATGTACTGTTATCCAAATGTATTTATAACAGTATCAAATTATGCGTTACAtatttgcgttatctattagtgaTATATATAACGATATTACTGAACCGTTAAGTTAtacgttatctatgagcatctATTTTATAACGGTTATTTTAGCGTTAAGAAAATCGTTATATATaagcattatttatttattaatttatttttatttatttttgttattattctaatttttaaataaactaaatacccctcaatttcaaaattagaaatctatttttttttcctctctttCTTTCATCCGAcgctctctatctctctttcacatcattctccttcttccttctccggcgaTTTCGCCGGTtttcgccgcctccggcgcgacGATGATCATGGTGGTTCTTCCCCTTTATCGTTTTCTACTTATCCACCGGCACCACCGTTTGTTTCTCGCTCCCCACTCCTAATTCTCAATTCAGGCCACACATCCCCCAAACGTTACTGTCTCTGTCGTCCGACACTAGCCGCCGCCCCCACCTTCTCCAATTGCGCTACCCTGCCTCAGAGCCTCCACTGTCGAGCCTTTTCCATCGTCTCACCCATCCTCGGCCGCCGCCGCTAGGGCACTCGCCAAAATTTGAAATCCCTAACCCCCAAATCGCGACCCCTCTCTTATTCTCTAATTGTTATCGGTCTCTTGCCCGCGCCGCTTGCGTCTGCCTCTCTGGGAACCAGTGGCCTTCGATAGCCAGATGCGATTCAAGCTTTCATTTCCCGGTGGAAGCTTCGAGACATGGTCAGAAAACCTAGCTCTAACACCTTTGGAGGTATGATTCCCTTTCAAAATTCTCGTCTCTTACCACCTCTCCCGCAACGATTTTATTGCTAGCCTCGCTGTTAAGTATCCCGTTCAGGTATTCTATGGATGCTAATCGAATTTATTTTCGCTAATTGTGATTATGCTCAAACCCAGGCTATGTGCGTTCGACAATGTGTTCCTATAACCTATACTAGATAAGTTTAGAAGATTATAAATAAGAGCTTATGAATACAAAAATTTATAGCCTTTTCCGCGCATGGCTGTGAGCTATTGACTCATGAAATTTATTTTGCTAACTGATATTTGTCATCTGGTTTTGTGAAGCTATCATCATGTTTTTcataactttttatatttttggtatTCTGTAGAAGAATGAGTATTGAGATTTGCCCCATTGACATATAAACTCTGTTATAAACAAAGGCAGTCATGTTGTCCAAGCAAATCTAAGTTATTTATTTCCTAATTGTCCTCTTGCTAATTCTATTCATGTGTCTTCGTTATTTCTTGGACATGTTATTGATTAGGATTTTTTTCTAATGACGCTCCTTTTTTCATATAACCTATAACTGATCTTAGCTGAGTTAAGCATTAATGGTTCAGTAGTTTCTATTTGATCATTTTTAAAGTTTTCATAGTCTTACAGTGCTTCTAATATTATTCCAAGACATAAGTAATATATTTCTGCCTCTAAGATACAAGGAATAATTAAtacaacaaaaaataatgtTGCTGACAAACTAACATTTTCAATGCCTATGTATTTCCATTTTGCAGTGTATTCCGCTCTCTATAGCACTAGCATATCAGAGCTTTGGGGTGGTATAAGGAGATCTGAGCACTTCACCACTATATGTTTACAGATGTATATTTTCTGGGATGTCTCATAAGCATAAGAGTACTGATACAATATTTGGGGCATTTTCGTTAATCTTTTGGACCTTAACTCTGATTCCATTGCTCAAATATATCATTATTATTCTGAGCGCTGATGATAATGGTGAAGGTATGCTGAATTGGCAATATTAAGAATAATTGGGGGCTGGCATGGTAATAGGTGATGGTTTGTATTTGTATTAACTATCGTTATTTGTTTCTATTTGTAGTACTGTCAGCAGTATCAATGCTTACAACTGCTCACACGAAGTTGCCCTCATGTATGTCTAGATGTGTAGTGGTGTATGCTCTAATTTGGTTTTCATGGAAATGATAAGTTTAGAGCCATTACCTGTTGGTGCGTTCTGGAAGCCCAAGGTATTGTCATTGAATTATCTTCTATTATCTATATTTGTTTGTTACATAGCTTTTTCCATCTTATTGAGAATTTGTAGTTGCTTTCTCCATCTGAAACTATTCTGAcgaatttattttatattcttttcTGCAAGAATTATGTAAGCATTTTTGGAGGTCCCAGCAGGTAGTTTGGGACTAGATAGAGGCCAAGAGGTAGTCGTGTTTGAACCTTTTGCATCATCTTTATTTTTAGGCATTTGTATAGAAACATGAAGAAAGATGACGCTGCCAGATTTTTATTTGTGAACCCGTTCACTATTTCACGCTGTAAAAGTTTATCAATCGAAGATAGGGCACGCGCATTATCAGAACGATTGCTTGTTGCAACTGCCAATCAAATTGTTTTGGCGCCTTGCAATGTGGAGTAAGTGAATACTTAGCATTCTAACCTCAGTAATCATTATGTTCTATATTCATTGCTATACTAATTTTCTTACTTGTATGAAATAGTTCACATTGGATACTCACAGTCATTGAACCACACAGGCCACGTTTATCTGTTGGACTCTCTTTATCACAGAAATCGTGATATCCCTTGGAAAGCTGCTGTTGACAAGTaagttttacaaaatttatgtaataaattttttgtGTATCTTTATTATTTGTTGTTGATAAGTAAGTTTTACAAGTTGTTGTCCGTATATTAATTTGTTTGTATTCATTCTTTTGAAGTGCAATGAGTATTTTCAATGCACACAATGGAAAGAAAATCAAGAATTCAGCAAAATGGGACATCATAAAGGTGTGTGCTAttgtttataaataatattaattcacAGTTGGTGACCTCGTATTTTTATGATTCTAAACATAGGGTCCTAAGCAACCTGGCAGTACAGAATGTGGATTTTTTGTGATGCGATATATGAAAGACATAGTCGAAGGGTTTGAAAGGGCTGACAATATTTCTCTGCCATCATTGGTAtgcttataaatatatactcaTATTTTAATGTAACATTCTTAATAAACTACATTTGATCACTACTTTTTATTTGTACAGTTTACGAATGTAGCCTATTCTCAAGTTGAAATTGATGAAGTTCGCGAGGAATGGGCTAAGTGTGTTTTATTACATGTGTTGGACTGATCAGGTATATATTTTGTTTGACTTGTGAATTATAATCAAGCTATTAATCCTCTTATATCATTCCTAAGTGTGTTCTTACACATAGTAGTCTGTTTATTGAATTATTCTCTTTCATGGTCAGGTGTACGGCAATAGAAGTCAGGGGACGTAGGAAGATGTGGCATTTTGTTTGCTTTTTTGTATGGATTTTCAATCTGGAAATGATGAAGAATTTGGTGAAAATTGTGTTGAACACCATTTTTTGTTAATGTTTGGATGACTACTTTAGGTA
This window encodes:
- the LOC130985801 gene encoding uncharacterized protein LOC130985801 isoform X1 yields the protein MVRKPSSNTFGVHIGYSQSLNHTGHVYLLDSLYHRNRDIPWKAAVDNAMSIFNAHNGKKIKNSAKWDIIKGPKQPGSTECGFFVMRYMKDIVEGFERADNISLPSLFTNVAYSQVEIDEVREEWAKCVLLHVLD
- the LOC130985801 gene encoding uncharacterized protein LOC130985801 isoform X2 produces the protein MWIHIGYSQSLNHTGHVYLLDSLYHRNRDIPWKAAVDNAMSIFNAHNGKKIKNSAKWDIIKGPKQPGSTECGFFVMRYMKDIVEGFERADNISLPSLFTNVAYSQVEIDEVREEWAKCVLLHVLD